The following proteins come from a genomic window of Lytechinus pictus isolate F3 Inbred chromosome 1, Lp3.0, whole genome shotgun sequence:
- the LOC129262598 gene encoding serine/arginine repetitive matrix protein 1-like yields the protein MTAKANVKDIQWSRQQYSLREAIKRCTFPQIMKVVEGYESSDETETLARGQILRIHQIHTQTRVLATTDKKGRWLSIPLRYAEARFEVVSSGKRSKAMYMREIIDKSLLPQKVHFFTGDDLTFHLQLKSNVPNAKEKFGALTLQKMYETGYLQGNAIQNDHLDTMILNIPLHSPVSVVLAESFIVGSRERWERYQTLLDKIVSKNVVFELHPGNPHITFFTDKGLESANQQEQYEKITPSGTLFIMTKNERLKQNKGSGSMLSGPSGARTLSAVFAGKAPKDRDNASVQAGERQGRPVLRHAQSDLNEGSSFIASRPRMQSPGRPLSSKVTSVHGTMPRSILKKDSADDRFPPPPAELLMSVNSVHNPMAFKRDNRPQSPPAQQGVRGRTSHSPGRLDARAKSPIRVDYPRPANTSSSPRGSGSSMNSIADSGYSTASSNDPRGRPGGKEFLGKLPDPDYDADPVVANGRGGDFVDHPMQSSPLPPAPPPLGTIPSKQNIPNGVPAAPPPPAPAVPGAPPPPPIGFTSPPQPPKYGDVAKIKASQSPSQSPRNKPQMNTGNSRDDMLQELKMKAERRASRLEGLVPSNKPPSFGNKSSPRGSISSPRLINNNNEPSNELQARLAKRFSQAEGAGSEQNSFTKTPPTPAAKPTSRLTNSKTTPVTSKFGAARNSPKTDSVTFDSLAGVPKDLSSLSVSQVCQCLKLMNLEKYSAAFKSNSVDGQLMLQLNQEALVDSFKLNNWDAKRVESFIKGWRPKY from the exons ATGACAGCCAAGGCAAACGTAAAGGACATCCAATGGTCCCGTCAGCAGTATTCCTTGAGAGAGGCCATCAAGAGATGTACTTTCCCTCAGATTATGAAGGTGGTAGAGGGGTATGAGTCGTCCGATGAGACAGAGACGTTGGCTCGAGGACAG ATTCTTCGTATACATCAAATCCACACCCAGACCAGAGTCTTGGCAACGACAGACAAAAAAGGAAGATGGCTAAGTATTCCCCTCCGGTACGCCGAAGCAAGGTTCGAAGTCGTGTCGAGTGGAAAAC GTTCGAAGGCCATGTACATGCGAGAGATCATCGACAAGTCACTACTGCCGCAGAAGGTCCATTTCTTCACAGGAGACGATCTCACCTTCCACCTTCAGCTCAAGAGCAACGTGCCGAACGCCAAGGAGAAGTTTGGCGCCCTCACTCTGCAGAAAATGTACGAGACGGGATATCTCCAAGGCAACGCTATTCAGAACG ATCACTTGGACACCATGATCCTCAACATCCCTCTTCATTCACCTGTATCGGTGGTCCTAGCCGAGTCTTTCATCGTCGGGTCTAGAGAGAGATGGGAACGGTACCAGACTCTGCTTGataaaattgtttccaagaatGTCGTCTTTGAACTCCATCCTGGCAATCCAC aTATCACATTTTTTACGGACAAAGGATTGGAATCTGCAAATCAACAGGAGCAATACGAAAAGATCACTCCCTCGGGAACTCTCTTCATCATGACAAAAAATGAACGGTTAAAACAGAACAAAGGTTCTGGGAGTATGCTTTCTGGTCCAAGTGGTGCGAGGACATTGTCCGCAGTGTTTGCAGGCAAGGCGCCCAAGGACCGCGATAATGCTTCAGTTCAAGCAGGAGAGAGGCAAGGAAGACCGGTCCTGCGACACGCACAGTCAGATCTGAATGAAGGTTCGTCTTTTATTGCTAGCAGACCAAGGATGCAATCTCCTGGAAGGCCGTTGTCCAGTAAGGTCACGTCAGTTCATGGTACAATGCCAAGGTCCATCTTGAAGAAGGATTCTGCAGATGATCGGTTTCCACCCCCTCCTGCAGAGCTGCTGATGAGCGTCAATTCGGTTCACAACCCAATGGCATTCAAGCGTGACAACAGGCCACAGTCTCCCCCTGCACAACAGGGTGTGCGCGGGCGCACATCCCACTCGCCTGGCCGCTTGGACGCCAGAGCGAAGAGTCCTATAAGGGTTGACTACCCAAGGCCGGCGAATACAAGTTCGTCACCCAGAGGTTCAGGGTCTAGCATGAACAGCATTGCAGACTCGGGGTACTCCACGGCTTCCAGTAATGACCCCCGAGGTAGACCCGGTGGTAAAGAGTTCCTTGGCAAACTACCCGATCCCGATTATGACGCTGATCCAGTTGTGGCAAATGGAAGAGGAGGGGATTTCGTTGACCATCCTATGCAATCAAGCCCCCTGCCTCCAGCACCACCTCCTCTAGGAACTATACCTTCGAAGCAGAACATCCCAAATGGAGTACCTGCAGCGCCCCCTCCACCTGCACCTGCGGTACCTGGTGCACCTCCGCCACCTCCCATTGGATTTActtcaccaccacaaccaccaaaATATGGCGATGTGGCTAAGATCAAGGCCAGCCAATCCCCTTCACAAAGTCCAAGAAATAAACCTCAGATGAATACAGGGAACTCCAGAGATGATATGCTACAAGAGCTTAAAATGAAAGCGGAGAGACGTGCATCCAGGCTCGAGGGACTCGTGCCTTCCAATAAGCCGCCAAGCTTCGGAAACAAGTCTTCCCCAAGAGGCAGCATTTCATCACCAAGATTGATAAACAACAATAATGAACCAAGCAATGAACTGCAGGCTCGTCTAGCCAAACGTTTTTCACAGGCTGAAGGTGCCGGCTCGGAGCAGAATAGCTTTACAAAGACGCCACCAACGCCAGCTGCCAAACCAACTTCCAGACTAACGAACTCGAAGACCACTCCTGTCACTTCAAAGTTTGGAGCAGCCCGAAACTCCCCAAAGACCGATAGTGTCACGTTTGACTCATTAGCTGGTGTCCCCAAGGACTTGAGTTCTCTCTCGGTCTCACAAGTCTGCCAGTGTCTTAAGCTGATGAACCTTGAAAAATACAGTGCGGCTTTCAAGAGTAATTCTGTTGATGGGCAATTGATGTTACAGCTCAACCAAGAAGCGTTAGTAGACAGTTTCAAACTCAACAACTGGGACGCAAAACGAGTCGAATCGTTTATCAAGGGATGGAGGCCCAAGTATTGA
- the LOC129253542 gene encoding uncharacterized protein LOC129253542: MMEKLNLYERLKFSRQAIPLNQLNSNQFPIIVKITSCEIAGSAVTRKEILRINHVGYERRVLAVDSLQRIWNFPIHTGMKFDIIGKTLENRKSVFMREIIECGSSKRAKKIRFSESQVDTAQIHITGQDEEKKLSDMVIGDFKIKDVTQVRYYAGNRIVDDEISPKVVILPSSLDIHVTMATGLVGMPASAMMTYMNQLSNEINSWVNFDMCRGSSDILFYTGIPKSLKGKKTLNDLAKLNISPKIVRISKAYRKSRGLPRPKQTTSAGDGGNISGSAMANMMASSRGESFKNSEAKSKNALQWLRTVDTSHGTASATSVITGDEDMSEEERQAMIRARRRLLMSLDDYGYGSEQDTPESRSGDHHVNGDDDQKEDENGGDHDHDIGNNVSEATESGVDVESREDVSVASSSSKIDVPVVVEQADGSHRVVTRRERSTRRKSTRRFGGYFKPSMDLIDGYSSAHGKQDTEEPVLRQSSNVPFEMSSSYFSLSKKWIARDSGSEQSETPHAMTKRESNFRFFTFSRSRRLDDQEGPKRRSSDFAGSADIEDEEHLSYFMRFLELQGDQPHID; encoded by the exons ATGATGGAGAAGCTGAATTTATATGAAAGGCTAAAGTTTAGTCGCCAGGCTATACCTCTGAATCAACTCAACAGTAATCAGTTTCCTATCATCGTAAAGATAACCAGTTGTGAAATCGCTGGTAGTGCAGTGACACGCAAAGAG ATCTTGCGAATCAACCACGTTGGCTATGAGCGTCGAGTTTTGGCTGTCGATTCGTTGCAAAGAATCTGGAACTTCCCAATCCACACAGGAATGAAGTTTGATATCATCGGGAAGACACTGG AAAATCGCAAGTCCGTATTCATGCGGGAGATCATAGAATGTGGGAGTAGCAAACGAGCCAAGAAGATCCGGTTCTCCGAGTCCCAAGTCGATACCGCTCAGATCCACATCACCGGCCAGGACGAGGAGAAGAAGTTATCAGACATGGTCATTGGAGACTTCAAGATTAAAGATGTAACCCAGGTGCGATACTACGCTGGAAACAGAATTGTGGATG atgagaTCAGCCCCAAAGTGGTCATACTTCCCTCGAGCCTTGACATCCACGTCACCATGGCAACTGGCTTGGTCGGGATGCCAGCCTCGGCTATGATGACCTACATGAACCAGCTATCAAACGAGATAAATTCGTGGGTGAACTTTGACATGTGCCGTGGAAGTTCAG ATATCCTCTTTTATACGGGAATCCCGAAATCTCTTAAAGGGAAGAAGACACTTAATGACCTAGCCAAACTTAATATCTCGCCTAAAATCGTCCGAATCAGTAAAGCTTACCGTAAAAGCCGTGGGCTACCCCGACCGAAGCAGACGACATCAGCAGGGGATGGTGGTAATATCTCTGGCTCTGCCATGGCAAACATGATGGCCTCCTCGAGAGGTGAAAGCTTTAAAAACAGCGAAGCGAAGAGTAAGAACGCCTTGCAGTGGCTTCGAACAGTCGACACTTCTCATGGGACGGCGTCGGCGACGAGTGTGATCACCGGAGACGAGGATATGAGTGAGGAAGAACGGCAGGCGATGATTCGGGCACGAAGAAGGCTGCTGATGAGCTTAGACGATTATGGATACGGAAGCGAGCAAGACACGCCGGAAAGTCGCAGTGGTGATCATCATGTCAACGGTGACGATGATCAAAAGGAGGACGAAAATGGCggtgatcatgatcatgatatcGGCAACAACGTGAGCGAAGCAACGGAGAGCGGAGTGGATGTCGAGTCCCGGGAAGATGTGTCCGTGGCATCGAGCTCGTCGAAAATCGATGTCCCTGTCGTAGTGGAGCAAGCGGACGGAAGTCATCGAGTTGTAACACGACGCGAGCGTTCCACGAGAAGAAAGTCTACCCGCCGGTTTGGCGGATACTTTAAACCCTCCATGGATTTGATAGACGGTTATTCCAGTGCTCATGGAAAGCAAGACACAGAGGAGCCTGTCCTCCGCCAAAGCAGCAACGTTCCTTTCGAAATGTCCAGTAGTTACTTCTCGCTGTCCAAAAAATGGATCGCTAGGGACAGCGGCTCCGAGCAAAGTGAGACGCCGCACGCGATGACGAAAAGAGAGTCGAACTTCCGGTTTTTCACGTTCTCAAGATCCAGGAGGCTAGATGACCAGGAAGGTCCCAAACGAAGGAGTTCAGATTTTGCAGGATCTGCTGATATCGAGGATGAAGAGCACCTGTCTTACTTCATGAGGTTCCTGGAACTACAGGGAGATCAACCTCACATAGACTAG